In Natronococcus occultus SP4, the following proteins share a genomic window:
- the tenA gene encoding thiaminase II, with protein sequence MAFSDHFLERGEPIWDAQKSHRFVRELSAGTLDKATFVYWVRQDYCYLLDYARVFAIAGTKAHQDETMTHLLRVAHGILDVELDLHREFAADYGIGEGLDRVEKAPTCVAYTNFLVRTAHVGSLAEIAAAINPCGQGYLDIAEHGADFADEDHRYMPFIEKYTSEEFYEAVDWVRAFVDRCGERYPGERKAMERAFLTSAKLEHRFWEMADTREDWDVSEA encoded by the coding sequence ATGGCGTTCAGCGATCACTTCCTCGAGCGCGGCGAACCGATCTGGGACGCGCAGAAATCGCATCGGTTCGTCCGGGAACTCTCGGCCGGGACGCTCGACAAAGCGACGTTCGTCTACTGGGTGCGCCAGGACTACTGCTACCTGCTGGACTACGCCCGCGTGTTCGCGATCGCGGGGACGAAGGCCCACCAGGATGAGACGATGACCCACCTGCTGAGGGTCGCCCACGGGATCCTCGACGTCGAACTGGATCTCCACCGGGAGTTCGCCGCTGACTACGGCATCGGCGAGGGCCTCGATCGCGTCGAGAAGGCGCCGACCTGTGTCGCGTACACGAACTTCCTCGTGCGGACGGCCCACGTGGGCAGCCTCGCGGAGATCGCAGCGGCGATCAACCCCTGCGGGCAGGGCTACCTCGACATCGCTGAACACGGAGCCGACTTCGCCGACGAGGACCACCGCTACATGCCGTTCATCGAGAAGTATACGAGCGAGGAGTTTTACGAGGCCGTCGACTGGGTGCGGGCGTTCGTCGACCGCTGTGGCGAGCGCTACCCCGGCGAACGCAAGGCGATGGAACGGGCGTTTCTGACGAGTGCGAAGCTCGAGCACCGATTCTGGGAGATGGCTGACACGCGGGAGGACTGGGACGTGAGCGAGGCGTAG
- a CDS encoding urease accessory protein UreF: protein MSTDADAFLSALRLSDSFLPVGSYTASYGLEQYVNEDRIGDGEDLRELIAAYLRRLVGPCETVAVANAHAASADGDLEGLLAVDERLHAVTMPAEFRESSTKAGAKLSELLLEGEGVTNGSVARSFVEAVEDGSTPGHYPVAFGVVAQRRGLSRLEACLAHTYSFVTGLLGAAQRLGRFGHTEIQAALEDLQPVIETVCQRHLEDDIAAMSSFAPLAEIMGMRHERAGRRLFMS from the coding sequence ATGAGCACTGACGCCGACGCCTTCCTCTCGGCGCTGCGGCTCTCGGACTCGTTTCTCCCGGTCGGGAGCTACACCGCCTCCTACGGCCTCGAGCAGTACGTCAACGAGGACCGGATCGGGGACGGCGAGGACCTCAGGGAGCTAATCGCGGCCTATCTGCGACGGCTTGTCGGACCCTGCGAAACGGTCGCGGTCGCGAACGCCCACGCCGCGAGCGCCGACGGAGATCTCGAAGGACTGCTCGCGGTCGACGAACGGCTCCACGCGGTGACGATGCCCGCGGAGTTCCGCGAGAGTTCGACGAAGGCGGGGGCGAAGCTCTCCGAGCTGTTGCTGGAGGGGGAGGGGGTGACGAACGGAAGCGTCGCAAGGAGCTTCGTCGAGGCGGTCGAAGACGGCTCGACTCCCGGCCACTACCCCGTCGCCTTCGGTGTCGTCGCCCAGCGCCGCGGCCTCTCGCGACTCGAGGCCTGCCTCGCTCACACCTACTCGTTCGTGACGGGGTTGCTGGGTGCCGCCCAGCGACTCGGGCGGTTCGGCCACACGGAGATCCAGGCCGCGCTCGAGGACCTCCAACCGGTGATCGAGACGGTCTGCCAGCGCCACCTCGAGGACGATATCGCGGCGATGTCCTCGTTCGCGCCGCTGGCCGAAATCATGGGGATGCGCCACGAACGTGCAGGACGGCGACTCTTCATGAGCTAG
- the ureE gene encoding urease accessory protein UreE has protein sequence MERVDGVVGNVHADDELAALRDDHAADGTLERVVIDADDRRRSRFRATTDAGTDVGVVLDRPAVSAGDVLLVDDERMVLVSFEPRDALAVELPAPTADAMAAAVELGHRTGNQHWDLAVEDGTVYVPLEADRHIVERVVADVVPGSEVRETTVEADLFVTELEGGGVDHEHDHTHGEDLDHAHSADHDHDHDHDHEHSHGDDDYSHASDHVHDHHEH, from the coding sequence ATGGAGCGAGTCGACGGCGTCGTCGGCAACGTCCACGCCGACGACGAGCTCGCGGCGCTGCGTGACGACCACGCTGCCGACGGCACGCTCGAGCGGGTCGTGATCGACGCCGACGATCGTCGACGCTCGCGGTTCCGGGCGACCACCGACGCGGGGACCGACGTCGGCGTCGTCCTCGATCGGCCCGCGGTCTCGGCCGGGGACGTCCTGCTCGTCGACGACGAGCGCATGGTCCTCGTCTCGTTCGAGCCCCGCGACGCGCTAGCGGTCGAGCTGCCGGCTCCGACCGCTGACGCGATGGCAGCCGCGGTCGAACTCGGCCACCGGACCGGCAACCAGCACTGGGATCTGGCGGTCGAGGACGGAACCGTCTACGTTCCACTCGAGGCCGACCGCCACATCGTCGAGCGGGTAGTCGCCGACGTCGTTCCCGGTTCCGAGGTCCGAGAGACGACGGTCGAGGCCGATCTGTTCGTGACGGAGCTCGAAGGCGGTGGGGTGGACCACGAACACGATCATACTCACGGCGAGGATCTCGACCACGCCCACAGTGCTGATCACGACCACGACCACGACCACGACCACGAACACAGCCACGGTGACGACGACTACAGCCACGCGTCCGATCACGTCCACGACCACCATGAGCACTGA
- a CDS encoding urease accessory protein UreD, with amino-acid sequence MSAADGAKTARLPPAFEDYAAEPLAQAPAAGPGKNGLLEATFARADEGPTRLVRDRAEVPYHHTGTLDTDPAPGLATLVAQEPTGGVAQGDRHRMRLEARSGARAHVTTQSATKVHSMDANYAHLDAALTVEAGSVLEYVPGPTIVNEDARCLQTVSVDLADGAVAIVADVLVPDGLSDHEPFSFDHYHSRVEARHDDRLVCADAVDLRPAARDPRDPASVGEYGVVGSLYVLAPGDGTAGDDADGDSADGADKPVSDESATLVASIRERLAAYEDGCEPDVHTGVSALPCGAGAVVRLLGHRGADVTGALRAAWDETRLELLGVGAPADRRY; translated from the coding sequence GTGAGCGCCGCGGATGGGGCCAAGACCGCCCGGCTGCCGCCGGCGTTCGAGGACTACGCGGCCGAACCGCTCGCCCAGGCGCCCGCCGCGGGACCGGGCAAGAACGGGTTGCTCGAGGCGACGTTCGCCCGCGCGGACGAGGGACCGACGCGGCTCGTCCGCGACCGGGCCGAAGTCCCCTACCACCACACCGGCACCCTCGACACCGATCCCGCGCCCGGGCTCGCGACGCTGGTCGCCCAGGAGCCCACCGGCGGGGTCGCGCAGGGCGATCGCCACCGCATGCGCCTTGAGGCGCGGTCAGGCGCTCGCGCGCACGTAACGACTCAGAGCGCGACGAAGGTCCACAGCATGGACGCCAACTACGCCCACCTCGACGCCGCGTTGACCGTCGAGGCGGGGAGCGTCCTCGAGTACGTCCCCGGTCCGACGATCGTCAATGAGGACGCCCGCTGCCTGCAGACGGTGTCGGTCGACCTCGCGGACGGCGCGGTCGCGATCGTCGCGGACGTCCTCGTCCCCGACGGGCTGAGCGACCACGAGCCCTTCAGCTTCGACCACTACCACTCGCGGGTCGAGGCCCGCCACGACGATCGGCTGGTCTGTGCGGACGCGGTCGACCTCCGGCCCGCGGCGCGAGACCCACGGGACCCGGCCAGCGTCGGCGAGTACGGCGTCGTCGGCTCGCTGTACGTCCTCGCTCCGGGTGACGGCACAGCGGGGGACGATGCGGACGGCGACAGCGCGGACGGTGCCGACAAACCCGTGAGCGACGAGTCGGCGACACTCGTCGCGTCGATTCGTGAGCGCCTCGCGGCGTACGAGGACGGCTGTGAGCCGGACGTTCACACCGGCGTCTCGGCGCTGCCCTGCGGGGCAGGCGCCGTCGTTCGTCTCCTCGGCCACCGCGGGGCCGACGTCACGGGCGCGCTCCGGGCGGCGTGGGACGAGACGAGACTGGAGCTCCTGGGGGTCGGCGCGCCAGCCGACCGCCGGTACTGA
- the ureG gene encoding urease accessory protein UreG: MGYRDVAKVGLGGPVGSGKTALVKRLVPELVEEGYEVGIIANDIMTQEDADVFRESFADLLPADLVEGVETGACPHTGIREDPSMNLAAIDEFTERHPELDVVLVESGGDNLAATFNPELADYFLFVISVAEGEDIPRKRGPGVTQADLLVVNKTDLAPHVDADLEVIEADAGDVRGGDPFVFTNCKDGTGVDDVLAHVEREVLFA, encoded by the coding sequence ATGGGGTACCGCGACGTCGCGAAGGTCGGCCTCGGCGGCCCCGTCGGCTCCGGGAAGACGGCGCTCGTGAAACGGCTCGTCCCTGAGCTCGTCGAGGAAGGGTACGAGGTGGGGATCATCGCCAACGACATCATGACCCAGGAGGATGCCGACGTCTTCCGGGAGTCCTTCGCCGACCTCCTGCCCGCGGACCTCGTCGAGGGCGTCGAAACCGGCGCCTGCCCGCACACGGGGATCCGCGAGGACCCCTCGATGAACCTCGCGGCGATCGACGAGTTCACCGAGCGCCACCCCGAACTCGACGTCGTCCTCGTCGAGAGCGGCGGCGACAACCTCGCCGCCACCTTCAACCCCGAGCTGGCGGACTACTTCCTGTTCGTCATCTCCGTCGCGGAGGGCGAGGACATCCCCCGGAAACGGGGCCCCGGAGTCACCCAGGCCGACCTGCTGGTCGTCAACAAGACCGACCTCGCGCCCCACGTCGACGCCGACCTCGAGGTGATCGAGGCCGACGCGGGTGACGTGCGCGGCGGCGATCCGTTCGTCTTCACCAACTGCAAGGACGGCACCGGCGTCGACGACGTCCTCGCGCACGTCGAGCGGGAGGTGCTGTTCGCGTGA
- a CDS encoding urease subunit gamma, translating into MNLSPKEMERLTVFMAAELARRRKERGVKLNHPETVAYISDWCCEAAREGKSVSRIRSEATQLLTREDVMDGVPELVEMIQVEPVFPDGTKLVTVHDPIRADTRDQLETVDPGPGEKLAVGEAGEPGESEDAEARGSGAGPDPTEGDD; encoded by the coding sequence ATGAACCTCTCGCCGAAGGAGATGGAGCGGCTGACGGTCTTCATGGCCGCCGAGCTCGCCCGCCGACGGAAGGAGCGGGGCGTGAAGCTCAACCATCCCGAGACGGTCGCGTACATCTCCGACTGGTGTTGCGAGGCCGCCCGCGAGGGGAAGTCCGTCTCGCGGATCCGCTCGGAGGCGACCCAGCTGCTCACCCGTGAGGACGTGATGGACGGCGTTCCCGAGCTGGTCGAGATGATCCAGGTCGAGCCCGTCTTCCCCGACGGCACCAAGCTCGTGACGGTCCACGACCCGATCCGGGCCGACACGCGCGACCAGCTCGAGACGGTCGATCCCGGCCCGGGCGAGAAGCTCGCGGTCGGCGAAGCGGGCGAGCCGGGCGAAAGCGAGGACGCCGAGGCCCGCGGAAGCGGTGCGGGGCCGGATCCGACGGAGGGTGACGACTGA
- the ureC gene encoding urease subunit alpha, which produces MTRKLSRREYTELFGATEGDRLRLGDTNLLARIETDYGTPGEEAVFGGGKTMRDGMGMQSGTTRAEGALDWAFTNVVIIDPVLGVCKGDVGVRNGRIVGVGKAGNPDTMDGVDMVIGPNTDTIPADGLIATPGALDIHVHFNSPQLVDHALGSGVTTMLGGGFGGGATTCTPGPENIKRFLQAAEDWPVNVGFYGKGNSSRPEGLREQIEAGACGLKLHEDWGSTPAAIDTCLDVADEEDIQVCIHTDTLNESGFVEDTFDAIDGRAIHTFHIEGAGGGHAPDVLELIGHEHMLPSSTNPSMPYTENTFDEHLDMVMVCHHLDPDIPEDVAFAESRIRAETLGAEDVLHDTGAISMMTTDSQAMGRMAELVSRTWQTAHKMKAQRGPLEADEGTDADNARIERYVAKYTINPAITAGIDDYVGSLEPGKLADIVLWDPGFFGIKPRAVIKGGFPVWSQMGEANGSLMTCEPVLGRERAGAQGRAKQGLSISFVSEAAAENGVGDAYDLKTPVRPVSGTRSVRKSEMLHNDHCPDDIEIDAQTFEVQVDGEHVTCEPADEVPLAQRYLL; this is translated from the coding sequence GTGACTCGAAAACTCTCCCGACGCGAGTACACGGAGCTGTTCGGAGCGACCGAGGGCGATCGACTCCGACTGGGTGATACGAACCTGCTGGCGAGGATCGAGACCGACTACGGAACGCCCGGCGAGGAGGCCGTCTTCGGCGGCGGGAAGACCATGCGCGACGGAATGGGGATGCAGTCCGGGACGACCCGGGCCGAGGGCGCGCTCGACTGGGCGTTCACGAACGTCGTGATCATCGATCCCGTTCTGGGCGTCTGCAAGGGCGACGTTGGGGTTCGGAACGGTCGGATCGTCGGCGTCGGGAAGGCCGGCAACCCCGACACCATGGACGGCGTCGACATGGTGATCGGGCCGAACACCGACACCATTCCCGCCGACGGCCTGATCGCGACGCCCGGAGCGCTGGACATCCACGTTCACTTCAACAGTCCGCAGCTGGTCGACCACGCGCTCGGCTCTGGAGTCACGACGATGCTCGGGGGCGGGTTCGGCGGTGGAGCGACGACCTGTACCCCTGGGCCGGAGAACATCAAGCGATTCCTGCAGGCCGCCGAGGACTGGCCCGTCAACGTCGGCTTCTACGGAAAGGGCAACAGCAGCCGGCCCGAGGGGCTGCGCGAGCAGATCGAAGCCGGCGCCTGCGGCCTCAAACTTCACGAAGACTGGGGCTCGACTCCCGCGGCAATCGACACCTGCCTCGACGTCGCCGACGAGGAGGACATCCAGGTCTGTATCCACACGGACACGCTCAACGAGTCCGGCTTCGTCGAGGACACCTTCGACGCGATCGACGGGCGGGCGATCCACACCTTCCACATCGAGGGCGCCGGCGGCGGTCACGCGCCCGACGTCCTCGAGCTGATCGGCCACGAACACATGCTGCCCTCGTCGACGAACCCGTCGATGCCCTACACCGAGAACACGTTCGACGAGCACCTGGATATGGTGATGGTCTGTCACCACCTGGATCCAGACATCCCCGAGGACGTCGCGTTCGCCGAGTCGCGCATCCGTGCGGAGACGCTGGGCGCGGAGGACGTCCTCCACGATACGGGCGCCATCTCGATGATGACGACCGACTCCCAGGCGATGGGGCGGATGGCCGAGCTCGTCTCCCGGACCTGGCAGACCGCCCACAAAATGAAGGCCCAGCGGGGACCGCTCGAGGCCGACGAGGGGACTGACGCGGACAACGCCCGCATCGAGCGCTACGTCGCCAAGTACACGATCAACCCGGCGATCACGGCGGGAATCGACGACTACGTCGGCTCGCTCGAACCCGGCAAGCTCGCCGACATCGTGCTGTGGGATCCCGGCTTCTTCGGGATCAAGCCCCGGGCGGTGATCAAGGGCGGGTTCCCGGTCTGGTCCCAGATGGGCGAGGCCAACGGCTCGCTGATGACCTGCGAGCCGGTCCTCGGCCGGGAGCGAGCCGGTGCCCAGGGACGGGCGAAACAGGGGCTCTCGATCAGCTTCGTCAGCGAGGCCGCCGCCGAGAACGGGGTCGGCGACGCCTACGACCTGAAAACGCCCGTCCGTCCCGTCAGCGGCACGCGCTCCGTCCGAAAGTCGGAGATGCTGCACAACGACCACTGTCCCGACGACATCGAGATCGACGCCCAGACCTTCGAGGTCCAAGTGGACGGCGAACACGTCACCTGCGAGCCGGCCGACGAGGTCCCGCTCGCACAGCGATACCTGCTCTGA
- a CDS encoding urease subunit beta produces the protein MSGIVPGELLPADDPVRINEGRETTAVTVENTGDRPVQVGSHFHFFEVNPGLRFDRERAYGFRLNVPAGTAVRFEPGQQRAVELVAIGGDRIVHGMSGLVEGPLDDEDVRERALERARERGFLGIDTEDPTAGGDEP, from the coding sequence ATGAGCGGAATCGTCCCGGGGGAGTTGCTGCCGGCTGACGACCCGGTTCGGATCAACGAGGGACGGGAGACGACAGCCGTCACGGTCGAGAACACCGGGGACCGACCGGTACAGGTCGGGTCGCACTTTCACTTCTTCGAGGTCAACCCCGGCCTTCGGTTCGACCGGGAACGGGCGTACGGCTTCCGACTGAACGTCCCGGCCGGGACCGCAGTCCGGTTCGAGCCCGGCCAGCAGCGGGCGGTCGAGCTCGTCGCGATCGGCGGCGACCGGATCGTTCACGGAATGAGTGGGCTGGTCGAAGGGCCCCTGGATGACGAGGACGTCCGGGAGCGTGCGCTCGAGCGGGCTCGCGAACGGGGGTTCCTCGGGATCGACACCGAGGATCCGACGGCGGGAGGGGACGAGCCGTGA
- a CDS encoding metal ABC transporter solute-binding protein, Zn/Mn family, with amino-acid sequence MNHRRRDVLSAAGGLCSVALAGCLDEPVGDDDVPDGDLYASFFTLAEFAGAVAGESATVENAVPEGEHGHGWEPPSTLVPEIAETDAFVYLDAEGFQHWVDDAVPELEDESDLALIDALAGIDLLEYDDDHDHGHGEADRVEELAVGELTLLADDETVAYAHGDHWHDDPLSIPLEDVRSVTVVAETDDGDELDVGGAQTLAVRTADGHGDDVLEYEVEDDAIAFEGLEDGFTELVVQVLEDGEVVWEAPPLETEVGEHEHRHGDHEHGDDGHDHGHGHSHGEYDAKFFSDPVLARRGVENVRDGLIAIDSDNEAAYEENAAAYLEELTALHEEYEQRLSDREHDAVVLAGHDSFRYLGERYGFEIHTPVGLSPDAAPSSEEIADTVAFIEEQGIEYVLWDYFDGDRLAETIAAEADTVEDTLMVSPAESTVAEWQEDGYGDYLGQMREINLPAFERALGSK; translated from the coding sequence ATGAACCATCGACGACGCGACGTGTTGAGTGCGGCGGGCGGACTCTGTTCGGTCGCCCTCGCGGGCTGTCTCGACGAGCCGGTAGGCGACGATGACGTTCCCGACGGCGACCTGTACGCCTCGTTTTTCACGCTGGCGGAGTTTGCTGGTGCCGTCGCGGGAGAATCCGCGACGGTCGAGAACGCCGTTCCGGAGGGCGAGCACGGCCACGGCTGGGAGCCGCCGTCGACGCTCGTCCCCGAGATCGCCGAAACCGACGCCTTCGTCTACCTCGACGCCGAGGGGTTCCAGCACTGGGTCGACGACGCCGTCCCCGAACTCGAGGACGAGTCCGACCTCGCGCTGATCGACGCGCTGGCGGGGATCGACCTGCTCGAGTACGACGACGACCACGATCACGGTCACGGCGAGGCCGACCGCGTCGAGGAGCTCGCTGTCGGCGAACTCACCCTGCTCGCGGACGACGAGACGGTCGCGTACGCACACGGGGACCACTGGCACGACGACCCGCTGTCGATCCCGCTCGAGGACGTCCGTTCAGTGACCGTCGTCGCCGAGACCGACGACGGCGACGAGCTCGACGTCGGCGGGGCGCAGACCCTGGCCGTCCGGACGGCCGACGGCCACGGCGACGACGTTCTCGAGTATGAGGTCGAGGACGACGCGATCGCGTTCGAGGGGCTCGAGGACGGGTTCACCGAACTCGTCGTGCAGGTCCTCGAGGACGGCGAGGTCGTCTGGGAGGCGCCCCCGCTCGAGACCGAGGTCGGCGAGCACGAGCACCGACACGGTGATCACGAGCACGGGGACGACGGCCACGATCACGGACACGGCCACAGCCACGGCGAGTACGACGCGAAGTTCTTCTCCGATCCCGTCCTCGCTCGCCGAGGAGTAGAGAACGTTCGCGACGGACTGATCGCGATCGATTCGGACAACGAGGCGGCCTACGAGGAAAACGCCGCGGCCTACCTCGAGGAGCTGACGGCCCTCCACGAGGAGTACGAGCAGCGCCTCTCGGATCGGGAACACGACGCCGTCGTGCTGGCCGGCCACGACTCGTTTCGGTATCTCGGCGAGCGCTACGGGTTCGAGATCCACACCCCGGTCGGCCTCTCGCCCGACGCCGCACCCTCGAGCGAGGAGATCGCCGACACCGTCGCGTTCATCGAGGAGCAGGGCATCGAGTACGTCCTCTGGGACTACTTCGACGGCGACCGCCTCGCCGAGACGATCGCCGCGGAGGCCGACACCGTCGAGGACACGCTGATGGTCTCGCCCGCCGAGAGCACCGTCGCAGAGTGGCAAGAAGACGGGTACGGCGACTACCTGGGACAGATGCGCGAGATCAACCTTCCTGCGTTCGAACGAGCCCTCGGTTCGAAGTGA
- a CDS encoding urea ABC transporter substrate-binding protein → MSERSLTRRSVLAAGSTAALAATAGCVGEGAVLGMGDGSPNPTAAVLEDRSGTFALTGTAKYRTTKLAIEEINRDGGILGEELEVFAPDPQSDNMRYQDLARHAIYQEDADVLWAGYSSATREAIRPLINDHEQLYFYTTQYEGGVCDKTVFPLGATARQQLGAVVPHMIEEYGDEIYTVAADYNFGQRSGEWVKIIAEEHGAEVVGEEYIPLEESQFGSTINNIQAAEPDFVMSMLVGQDHSAFYEQRLASGLTDVPIGTSTNMAQEREHLRIDPPALEDVYAGVNYMEELPTDRNEAFVERYHERWDDAEYINQEAQNNYFSVYLYKEAVERAGTFDQAAVIEALESGLEVEAPEGDVTLDPATHHMNHNMRIAHADENHEISFDEPRTIEPVFLQEVGCDLTERAEQTQYEPDALPEVA, encoded by the coding sequence GTGAGCGAACGGTCGCTTACCCGCCGTTCGGTGCTCGCGGCCGGATCGACCGCTGCACTGGCGGCCACCGCCGGCTGCGTCGGCGAGGGGGCCGTCCTCGGGATGGGAGATGGCAGCCCGAATCCGACGGCCGCCGTCCTCGAAGACCGGTCCGGAACGTTCGCGCTGACGGGCACGGCAAAGTACCGGACGACGAAGCTCGCGATCGAGGAGATCAACCGCGACGGGGGGATCCTCGGTGAGGAGCTCGAGGTCTTCGCGCCGGACCCGCAGTCGGACAACATGCGCTACCAGGATCTGGCCCGTCACGCGATCTACCAGGAGGACGCCGACGTGCTGTGGGCAGGATACTCGAGCGCCACCCGCGAGGCGATCCGGCCGCTGATCAACGACCACGAGCAGCTGTACTTCTACACCACCCAGTACGAGGGCGGGGTCTGCGACAAGACCGTCTTTCCGCTCGGCGCGACGGCCCGCCAGCAGCTGGGCGCCGTCGTCCCGCACATGATCGAGGAGTACGGCGACGAGATCTACACGGTCGCCGCGGACTACAACTTCGGCCAGCGCTCGGGAGAGTGGGTGAAGATCATCGCCGAGGAACACGGTGCCGAGGTCGTCGGCGAGGAGTACATCCCGCTCGAGGAGTCCCAGTTCGGTTCGACGATCAACAACATCCAGGCCGCCGAGCCGGATTTCGTGATGTCGATGCTCGTCGGCCAGGATCACTCGGCGTTCTACGAACAGCGCCTGGCCAGCGGGCTCACCGACGTCCCGATCGGCACCTCGACGAACATGGCCCAGGAGCGCGAACACCTGCGGATCGATCCGCCCGCCCTGGAGGACGTCTACGCCGGCGTCAACTACATGGAGGAGCTGCCGACCGACCGCAACGAGGCGTTCGTCGAGCGCTACCACGAGCGCTGGGACGACGCGGAGTACATCAACCAGGAGGCTCAGAACAACTACTTCTCGGTCTACCTCTACAAGGAGGCCGTCGAACGCGCGGGAACGTTCGATCAGGCGGCCGTGATCGAGGCCCTCGAGTCGGGCCTCGAGGTCGAGGCCCCGGAGGGCGACGTCACGCTCGATCCGGCCACCCACCACATGAACCACAACATGCGTATCGCACACGCCGACGAGAACCACGAGATCAGCTTCGACGAACCGCGGACGATCGAACCAGTCTTCCTCCAGGAGGTCGGCTGTGACCTGACCGAACGGGCCGAACAGACCCAGTACGAACCCGACGCGCTCCCCGAGGTGGCCTGA
- the urtB gene encoding urea ABC transporter, permease protein UrtB has product MTGAGLLNFGFEFVEIFAFIVLATVGLAVIFGMMGIINLAHGEFILVGAYATTFTFAAGLPLPLAMLTGVVLTAVYGLVLERLIVRHLYGRLLDSMVVTWGISLVMIQLTRIVFGNTAPGIGIPFGQLPIVDGPVYYLVLAAVAVGVLGGLYALFMWTEFGIRARATMQDEATARSMGVDTDRMYMSTFAVGSGLAGLAGALYAPVMTVTPEYGTGFLVEAFVAVVVGGASVLVGTVLASGLLGTVNAAVTNVAGTFMGQVAMLIAAIVAIRLMPDGITGVLADWRENRGESQ; this is encoded by the coding sequence ATGACGGGGGCAGGACTGCTGAACTTCGGCTTCGAGTTCGTCGAGATCTTCGCGTTCATCGTGCTGGCGACGGTCGGACTGGCGGTAATCTTCGGCATGATGGGAATCATCAACCTCGCCCACGGCGAGTTCATCCTCGTCGGCGCGTACGCAACGACGTTTACCTTCGCCGCGGGACTCCCGCTCCCGCTGGCGATGCTCACCGGCGTCGTGCTGACGGCGGTCTACGGGCTCGTCCTCGAGCGACTGATCGTTCGGCACCTCTACGGACGCCTGCTCGACTCGATGGTCGTCACCTGGGGGATCAGCCTCGTGATGATCCAGCTTACGCGGATCGTCTTCGGCAACACCGCTCCCGGGATCGGGATCCCGTTCGGACAGCTTCCGATCGTCGACGGCCCCGTCTACTACCTCGTCCTCGCAGCCGTCGCGGTCGGGGTGCTCGGCGGGCTGTACGCGCTGTTTATGTGGACCGAGTTCGGGATCCGCGCCCGCGCGACCATGCAAGACGAGGCGACCGCACGCAGCATGGGCGTCGACACCGACCGGATGTACATGTCGACGTTCGCCGTCGGCTCCGGATTGGCGGGCCTCGCGGGCGCGCTGTACGCACCCGTGATGACGGTCACGCCCGAGTACGGTACCGGCTTCCTGGTCGAGGCGTTCGTCGCGGTCGTCGTCGGCGGCGCCTCCGTCCTCGTGGGGACCGTCCTCGCCAGCGGCCTCCTCGGGACGGTCAACGCCGCGGTGACGAACGTCGCCGGCACCTTCATGGGACAGGTCGCGATGCTGATCGCCGCGATCGTCGCCATCCGGCTGATGCCCGACGGAATCACGGGAGTGCTCGCCGACTGGCGCGAGAACCGGGGTGAGAGCCAGTGA